From the Methanobacterium sp. CWC-01 genome, the window GCCCGTAGCCCAGAAAAACGCTTATCCAGTACGATTCGACGGACCACCACGGGTCATGGCCCTGGGATTCCAGATCTCCGACTGCAAATTGGTGGGCCCAGCTGACATGTTCGACGACCCCGCCTATGACCGGTCCCGGGTGCTGGCCTCTGAGATCGCCGAGTACATGCGCCGACACGGACCCTTCGAGCCACACCGACTACCAGCCGATGAAATGGAGTACACCACCCTACCTGGTGTCTTAGAAAAATTAGAAGACCGTATGGAAGATATGGAGTAAAATCCATACCTTTACTTCCTTTTTATTTTTTAGAAAAATAATTAAATACTTATTTTAGTTCATTCCGGATTAAACCCGGCAGATCCACCACTTTCTCCACCTTATCCATGAGGGGGCCGTCGCTGGTGGCCACCACGGTATCTGCACTGTTTTTGGCTAGTTCCCGGTCTACACAGGGACTGGTGGTTGCACTACCCGGGAACTGGTTCCTTTCCATCATCTCCCTGGTCAATTTTGCCAGCTCTCCGCTTTTACTCACCGGGCGGTCGTAGAAGAAGTCCACCCTCCTTACCTGGGCCTCTCTTAAAAAGCTGATTAGGGTGTTTAAAGTACTCGCTGTATCCGGGTGGGGTCGGTACTTGCCAAAAACCGCCTTGGTGTCCCTTAATACTCCGTCATCACTTTCCAAGATGGTGTCCGGGTGGTGAAGGACATTCTCCAGGGTGATGAGCACGTTGTAACCATCTATGAGGAGGGTCTGGTCTTTTAGATCAGTAAAATCAACAATTTTGACCTTTCTTTCCAGGGCCTTCTGGTCGGAGGAAACCTTACGGGCCAGGTAGTTTCTCTGGTCCTGGTCTAAAAGGTAGTGTCCGGCTACGAAGTTAAGGGCACCCTTCTGGGGGTAGCCCCGGTTGAGAAGGTGTCTTAAATCTATCTCCGCATCATTCAGAGGGCTGATACCTAGCCCCTCCTCTTGGCCACGATGATCAGCACCCGGTCCGAGGCGTCCTCAGCCCGGTCCCCAATATTACCCAGGCGGATGGCGGTGTTTTTAAGTTCGATGAGTTTCAGGATGCCGAAGTCCCCGTTACGGTAGGCATTGTAGAGTTTCTTTATAATCCGCCTTTCCACCCGGTCCATGACCTCCTCCTTGGATTCCACCTCATGGGCCTTGGCTATGGCCTGGGCCAGGTCCTCATCCAGCATCTCCACACTCTCCTTTAGGACCCGGGCGGTTTCGCACACGGAGTCCACCAGTTCCCGGAAGTCGTCCTCGAACTGGCTGGGAAACTGCACCCGGCTGAGGCAGATTCCGTAGGCCGCCTCCTGGGTGATATCCGCCACGGAGTCCACCAGTTCGGCCAGGATGATCCGGTCCTCCCGGTCGAAGGGCAGGAAGGCCCCCTTGAAAAATTCGATCTCCATTATCCGACGGATCTCGTCGGCTTCTCGTTCTAAGCGGGACATTTCTTCAACTTTTTTCTCTAAAGAGTCGAAGTCACCCTGATAAAAAAGAGGCATAAGCTCCTGAAGCTTCAGCACACATTCGTAGACCAGCTGGGCGTGTTCTCTGAAGTGCTTCTCCACCCGGGATTCACGGCCAAACAACGTCATAAATAATCCTCCCTGGGACTATTAACTTTTAGATGAGATCTTTAATCAATCGGACTGCATCCAGGAGCCCGTGGGCGTAGGTGATGCATCCGAAGGCAGTTAAATAATCCTCTTTTTCCAAGTAGTAGGTGGTGTCCTGGGCATAGCTCCGGGCCATGTCCACAATCTTTTCATCCTTTACACCCATCTTTATGGACTCTAATTCTTTTATATTTTTTTCAAAAAGTTTAAGGTCCTTATCTAT encodes:
- a CDS encoding DUF434 domain-containing protein, producing MSPLNDAEIDLRHLLNRGYPQKGALNFVAGHYLLDQDQRNYLARKVSSDQKALERKVKIVDFTDLKDQTLLIDGYNVLITLENVLHHPDTILESDDGVLRDTKAVFGKYRPHPDTASTLNTLISFLREAQVRRVDFFYDRPVSKSGELAKLTREMMERNQFPGSATTSPCVDRELAKNSADTVVATSDGPLMDKVEKVVDLPGLIRNELK
- a CDS encoding TIGR00153 family protein, whose product is MTLFGRESRVEKHFREHAQLVYECVLKLQELMPLFYQGDFDSLEKKVEEMSRLEREADEIRRIMEIEFFKGAFLPFDREDRIILAELVDSVADITQEAAYGICLSRVQFPSQFEDDFRELVDSVCETARVLKESVEMLDEDLAQAIAKAHEVESKEEVMDRVERRIIKKLYNAYRNGDFGILKLIELKNTAIRLGNIGDRAEDASDRVLIIVAKRRG
- a CDS encoding DUF357 domain-containing protein, whose product is MDALERIDKDLKLFEKNIKELESIKMGVKDEKIVDMARSYAQDTTYYLEKEDYLTAFGCITYAHGLLDAVRLIKDLI